From a single Pleurodeles waltl isolate 20211129_DDA chromosome 10, aPleWal1.hap1.20221129, whole genome shotgun sequence genomic region:
- the SMIM10L3 gene encoding salivary gland specific protein SAGSIN1, which translates to MAALSELAVRLSQSAAVRSYVVFSKGLSRTLLIFFDLAWRLRINFPYLYVIASMMLNVRLQVHIEIH; encoded by the coding sequence ATGGCGGCCCTGTCGGAGCTGGCCGTCAGATTGTCGCAGTCTGCCGCCGTCCGCTCGTATGTGGTCTTCTCCAAGGGGCTCTCCAGGACCCTGCTGATCTTCTTCGACCTGGCCTGGAGGCTCCGCATCAACTTCCCCTACCTCTACGTCATCGCGTCCATGATGCTGAATGTCAGGCTGCAG